From the genome of Acomys russatus chromosome 27, mAcoRus1.1, whole genome shotgun sequence, one region includes:
- the Lzts1 gene encoding leucine zipper putative tumor suppressor 1: MGSVSSLISGHSFHSKHCRASQYKARKSSHLKKLNRYSDGLLRFGFSQDSGRGKSGSKMGKSEDFFYIKVSQKARGSHRPDYTALSSGDMGGQAGVDFDPGTPPKLMPFSNQLEMNSDKGAVRPTAFKPVLPRSGAILHSSPENTSHQLHPMPPDKPKEQELKPGLCSGALSDSGRNSMSSLPTHSTTSSYQLDPLVTPVGPTSRFGGSAHNITQGIILQDSNMMSLKALSFSDGGSKLAHPGKADKGSSCVRSPLSTDECTVHELEQKLLQRETALQKLQRSFDEKEFAASGQTFEERPRRIRDELECPEPKGKLKTASSQKSQRTQQVLQLQVLQLQQEKRQLRQELESVMKEQDLLETKLRSYEREKTSFAPALEETQWEVCQKSGEISLLKQQLKESQLEVTAKASEILSLKAQLKDARAKLEGMELKTQDLESALRTKGLELEVCENELQRKKNEAELLREKVNILEQELLELRAQQAAAHRDAVSLGPLGVGPTFSEDIPALQRELESLRAELKEERQGHAQMSSGFQHERLVWKEEKEKVIRYQKQLQQSYLAMYQRNQRLEKALQQLSRGDGAGEPFEIDLDGADIPYEDIIATEI; encoded by the exons ATGGGCAGTGTCAGCAGCCTTATCTCAGGCCACAGTTTCCACAGCAAGCACTGCCGCGCTTCACAGTACAAGGCGCGCAAATCCTCCCACCTCAAGAAGCTCAATCGGTACTCGGATGGACTGCTGAGGTTTGGCTTCTCCCAGGACTCAGGGCGTGGCAAGTCCGGCTCCAAAATGGGAAAAAGCGAAGACTTCTTCTACATCAAGGTCAGCCAGAAGGCCCGTGGCTCCCACCGCCCAGACTACACAGCCCTGTCCAGTGGGGATATGGGGGGCCAGGCCGGGGTAGATTTTGACCCAGGCACCCCTCCTAAGCTCATGCCTTTCTCCAATCAGCTGGAAATG AATTCAGATAAGGGGGCAGTGAGGCCCACTGCCTTCAAGCCTGTGCTGCCGCGATCAGGGGCCATCCTTCACTCTTCGCCGGAGAATACCAGCCACCAGCTTCACCCCATGCCCCCGGATAAGCCCAAGGAACAGGAGCTGAAGCCAGGCCTGTGCTCAGGGGCACTGTCTGACTCAGGCCGGAACTCCATGTCCAGCCTGCCCACGCATAGCACCACCAGCAGCTACCAGCTGGATCCCCTGGTTACCCCCGTGGGGCCTACCAGCCGTTTTGGGGGTTCAGCCCACAACATCACACAAGGTATCATCCTTCAGGACAGCAACATGATGAGCCTGAAGGCTCTGTCGTTCTCTGACGGGGGCAGCAAGCTGGCTCACCCAGGCAAGGCGGACAAGGGCTCGTCCTGCGTGCGCTCCCCGCTCTCCACGGATGAGTGCACAGTCCACGAGCTGGAGCAGAAGCTGTTGCAGAGGGAGACCGCGCTGCAGAAGCTCCAGCGCAGCTTCGATGAGAAGGAGTTCGCTGCCTCCGGCCAGACCTTCGAGGAGCGGCCGCGGCGGATCAGGGATGAACTGGAGTGCCCCGAACCCAAGGGCAAGCTCAAGACGGCCTCCTCGCAGAAGAGCCAGCGCACGCAGCAGGTGCTCCAGCTGCAGGTGCtccagctgcagcaggagaaACGGCAGCTgcggcaggagctggagagcgtGATGAAGGAGCAGGACCTGCTGGAGACCAAGCTGAGGTCCTATGAGCGGGAGAAGACCAGCTTCGCCCCCGCGCTGGAGGAGACCCAATGGGAg GTGTGCCAGAAGTCAGGCGAGATCTCCCTGCTAAAGCAGCAGCTCAAAGAGTCCCAACTGGAGGTGACCGCGAAGGCCAGCGAGATCCTCAGTCTGAAGGCACAGCTCAAGGACGCCCGGGCCAAGCTGGAGGGAATGGAGTTGAAGACGCAGGACTTGGAGAGCGCCCTACGCACCAAGGGGCTGGAGCTGGAAGTCTGCGAGAACGAACTACAGCGCAAGAAGAACGAGGCGGAGCTGCTGAGAGAGAAAGTGAACATCTTGGAGCAGGAGCTGCTGGAGCTACGGGCCCAGCAGGCTGCCGCGCATCGAGACGCTGTGTCCCTGGGGCCTCTGGGGGTTGGCCCCactttctcagaggacatccccgCTCTGCAGCGGGAGCTGGAGAGTCTGCGCGCTGAGCTGAAGGAGGAGCGGCAAGGCCACGCCCAGATGTCCTCCGGCTTCCAGCACGAACGGTTGGTgtggaaagaggagaaggagaaagtgatTCGGTACCAGAAACAGCTGCAGCAGAGCTACTTGGCCATGTACCAGCGCAACCAGCGCCTAGAGAAGGCCCTGCAGCAGCTGTCCCGAGGGGATGGTGCCGGGGAGCCCTTCGAAATTGACCTAGACGGAGCTGACATCCCCTATGAGGACATCATAGCCACTGAGATCTGA